Proteins encoded together in one Pseudomonas asiatica window:
- a CDS encoding OprD family porin yields the protein MKIKVPLYLAAVSALSGSYAISAQAEDKPEGFIEGSSLTVLNRNFYFNRDNRDSTAPTYNSGKGNTNGYSEAWAHAIISKFNSGFTQGTVGFGVDAFAMIGLKLDTGDGRNGGRSSFDVLPVDNKGEARDEYTKVGGAAKVRLFDTIVKVGDVFPSTPVVASGDSRLLPESFRGVTVENTSIQGLTLQGGRLHAMSQPVSSNLNDNFVTFYGGPVNSPWIGYGGGDYSINDNWTVSVYASQLKDVWNQYYAGTSVVYPLSDDLALIGGFNYYKAVDEGKKRLGEFDNNIWSAKVGVRYGAHTLALSHQRNNGDDDFDYLRQSDSIFVDNSIQYSDFNSPKERSWMLRYDLNFTSYGIPGLTFMTRYARGSGADYSNANQFYMRTDDNGNPLDNQKRWERDVEVKYVVQTGPAKDLSFRLRQATTRATAFESDLDETRVIIEYPLSIL from the coding sequence ATGAAAATCAAAGTACCACTGTATTTGGCGGCAGTTTCTGCGCTGTCTGGAAGCTACGCTATTTCGGCACAAGCTGAAGACAAGCCAGAAGGCTTCATTGAAGGCAGCAGCCTTACAGTGTTGAACCGTAACTTCTACTTCAACCGTGATAATCGCGACAGCACCGCCCCCACTTACAACAGTGGCAAGGGCAATACCAACGGCTACTCCGAAGCCTGGGCGCACGCGATCATCAGTAAATTCAACTCTGGGTTTACCCAGGGTACCGTTGGCTTCGGCGTTGATGCCTTCGCCATGATCGGCCTCAAGCTCGACACCGGTGATGGGCGCAACGGCGGCCGTAGCTCCTTCGACGTGCTACCCGTTGATAACAAGGGCGAAGCTCGCGACGAATACACCAAGGTCGGCGGTGCAGCCAAAGTCCGCTTGTTCGATACCATCGTGAAAGTAGGTGATGTTTTCCCATCGACTCCGGTCGTTGCATCCGGTGACTCTCGCCTGCTGCCAGAAAGCTTCCGCGGCGTGACCGTTGAGAACACCAGCATCCAAGGCCTCACCCTTCAGGGTGGTCGACTGCACGCCATGAGCCAGCCAGTCTCCAGCAACCTGAACGACAACTTCGTGACCTTCTACGGCGGCCCGGTCAACTCGCCATGGATCGGTTACGGTGGTGGTGACTACTCGATCAACGACAACTGGACTGTGAGCGTCTACGCCAGCCAGCTGAAAGACGTCTGGAATCAGTACTACGCCGGCACCAGCGTTGTTTACCCGCTGAGCGACGATCTGGCGCTGATCGGTGGCTTCAACTACTACAAAGCCGTAGATGAAGGTAAGAAGCGCCTGGGTGAATTCGACAACAACATCTGGAGTGCCAAGGTCGGCGTGCGTTACGGCGCCCACACCCTGGCCCTGTCGCACCAGCGCAACAACGGCGACGACGATTTCGACTATCTGCGTCAGTCGGACTCGATTTTCGTCGACAACTCCATCCAGTACAGCGACTTCAACTCGCCGAAAGAGCGTTCCTGGATGCTGCGCTATGACCTGAACTTCACCAGCTACGGCATCCCAGGCCTGACGTTCATGACCCGCTACGCCAGAGGCTCGGGCGCGGATTACTCGAACGCTAACCAGTTCTACATGCGCACCGACGACAACGGCAACCCGCTCGACAATCAGAAGCGTTGGGAGCGTGACGTCGAAGTCAAATACGTTGTGCAAACCGGTCCGGCAAAAGACTTGTCCTTCCGGTTGCGCCAGGCAACCACGCGTGCCACTGCTTTCGAATCGGATCTGGATGAAACTCGTGTAATCATCGAGTACCCGCTTTCGATTCTGTAA
- a CDS encoding DUF2790 domain-containing protein produces the protein MKKLIIAAALVVFSVASQANTFSESKQLQYTKEHQTAVAKYAEKNGKPMPEIQDYKYGMKIDVAKFVRQSQDPRTCQVYPRLMTFEDSQGTLKTVRYSMYSQCINNK, from the coding sequence ATGAAAAAGCTAATTATCGCTGCTGCACTTGTTGTTTTCTCGGTGGCTTCGCAGGCCAACACTTTTTCCGAGAGCAAGCAGCTGCAATACACCAAGGAGCACCAGACCGCAGTGGCCAAGTACGCGGAGAAAAATGGCAAGCCAATGCCAGAGATTCAGGATTACAAATATGGCATGAAGATAGACGTTGCTAAGTTCGTACGTCAGTCGCAGGACCCACGTACCTGCCAGGTCTACCCACGGTTGATGACCTTCGAGGACTCCCAGGGCACGCTCAAGACTGTTCGTTACTCGATGTATTCGCAATGCATCAACAACAAGTAG
- a CDS encoding CusA/CzcA family heavy metal efflux RND transporter, whose protein sequence is MFERIIRFAIEQRIVVMIAVLIMAGIGIYSYQKLPIDAVPDITNVQVQINTAAPGYSPLETEQRITFPVETAMAGLPGLQQTRSLSRSGLSQVTVIFKDGTDIFFARQLINERLQVAKEQLPEGVEAVMGPVSTGLGEIFLWTVEAEDGAVKEDGTPYTPTDLRVIQDWIIKPQLRNVPGVAEINTIGGYAKQFLVAPDPKRLATYKLTLNDLVAALESNNANVGAGYIERNGEQLLIRAPGQVGNIEDIANIVITSVDGAPIRISSVADVSIGKELRTGAATENGREVVLGTVFMLIGENSRTVSQAVAAKLADINRTLPKGVVAVTVYDRTNLVEKAIATVKKNLVEGAILVIAILFLFLGNIRAALITAMVIPLSMLFTFTGMFNNKVSANLMSLGALDFGIIVDGAVVIVENAIRRLAHAQHKHGRMLTKTERFHEVFAAAREARRPLIFGQLIIMVVYLPIFALTGVEGKMFHPMAFTVVMALLGAMILSVTFVPAAIAMFVTGKVKEEEGVVMRTARLRYEPVLQWVLGHRNIAFSAAVALVVLSGVLASRMGSEFIPSLSEGDFAMQAMRVPGTSLTQSVEMQQRLEKAVIAQVPEVERMFARSGTAEIASDPMPPNASDAYIMLKPQDQWPNPKKPRDELIAEVQKAAAGVPGSNYELSQPIQLRFNELISGVRSDVAVKVFGDDMDVLNNTANKIAAALKAVPGSSEVKVEQTSGLPVLTINIDREKAARYGLNIADVQNSIAIAVGGRQAGTLYEGDRRFDMVVRLPETVRTDVAGMSSLLIPVPANAAQGANQIGFIPLSQVANLDLQLGPNQISRENGKRLVIVSANVRGRDLGSFVEEATASLDQKVQIPAGYWTTWGGQFEQLQSAAKRLQIVVPVALLLVMTLLFLMFNNLKDGMLVFTGIPFALTGGVVALWLRDIPLSISAGVGFIALSGVAVLNGLVMIAFIRGLREEGRTLRQAVDEGALTRLRPVLMTALVASLGFIPMALATGTGAEVQRPLATVVIGGILSSTALTLLVLPALYYWAHRKDEDGDEAEVVS, encoded by the coding sequence ATGTTTGAACGTATCATCAGATTCGCCATCGAGCAGCGCATCGTAGTAATGATCGCTGTTCTGATCATGGCGGGTATCGGTATCTACAGCTATCAAAAGCTGCCCATCGATGCGGTACCCGATATCACCAACGTCCAGGTGCAGATCAACACTGCAGCGCCTGGTTATTCGCCTTTGGAAACCGAACAACGGATCACGTTTCCAGTTGAAACGGCCATGGCCGGTCTCCCGGGCCTTCAGCAGACCCGTTCCCTGTCTCGCTCTGGCCTGTCTCAGGTCACCGTGATCTTCAAGGATGGCACTGACATCTTCTTTGCCCGCCAGTTGATCAACGAGCGGCTGCAGGTTGCGAAGGAACAGCTGCCAGAAGGCGTAGAGGCCGTTATGGGCCCGGTATCTACCGGCCTCGGCGAGATCTTCCTGTGGACCGTTGAAGCCGAAGATGGCGCGGTCAAAGAGGACGGTACGCCTTACACCCCGACCGACCTGCGCGTGATCCAAGACTGGATCATCAAGCCTCAGCTGCGCAACGTCCCGGGTGTAGCCGAGATCAATACCATCGGCGGCTATGCCAAGCAGTTCCTGGTTGCGCCAGATCCTAAGCGCCTGGCTACCTACAAGCTTACCCTCAATGACCTGGTCGCAGCGTTGGAAAGTAACAATGCCAACGTCGGCGCCGGCTACATCGAACGTAATGGTGAGCAGTTGCTCATCCGTGCGCCCGGCCAGGTAGGCAACATCGAAGACATCGCCAACATCGTGATCACCAGCGTGGATGGTGCACCGATTCGCATCAGCAGCGTTGCTGACGTCAGCATCGGTAAAGAACTCCGCACAGGTGCTGCTACTGAGAACGGCCGCGAAGTCGTGCTCGGTACCGTGTTCATGCTGATTGGTGAAAACAGCCGTACTGTGTCTCAAGCTGTCGCCGCCAAACTGGCGGACATCAACCGCACCCTGCCAAAGGGCGTGGTGGCTGTGACCGTTTACGACCGTACCAACCTGGTTGAAAAAGCCATCGCGACGGTGAAGAAGAACCTGGTAGAAGGCGCGATCTTGGTAATCGCGATTCTGTTCCTGTTCCTCGGCAACATCCGTGCAGCCCTGATCACCGCGATGGTGATTCCGCTGTCCATGCTTTTCACCTTCACAGGCATGTTCAACAACAAGGTCAGTGCCAACTTAATGAGTTTGGGGGCACTCGACTTCGGCATCATCGTCGACGGTGCCGTGGTTATTGTAGAAAACGCGATCCGTCGACTGGCTCATGCGCAGCATAAGCATGGCCGCATGCTCACCAAAACCGAACGCTTCCACGAGGTCTTTGCCGCGGCGCGAGAAGCTCGCCGGCCGCTGATCTTCGGTCAGCTGATCATCATGGTGGTGTACCTGCCGATCTTCGCCCTCACCGGCGTCGAAGGCAAAATGTTCCACCCTATGGCGTTCACCGTTGTGATGGCTCTGCTGGGCGCAATGATCCTGTCCGTTACCTTTGTTCCTGCAGCTATTGCCATGTTCGTCACTGGCAAGGTGAAGGAAGAGGAAGGCGTGGTCATGCGCACAGCTCGACTGCGCTATGAGCCGGTTCTGCAATGGGTGCTGGGACATCGGAACATCGCTTTCTCGGCCGCAGTAGCCTTGGTCGTGCTCAGTGGTGTGCTGGCAAGTCGTATGGGTAGCGAGTTCATCCCAAGCCTCAGTGAGGGTGACTTTGCGATGCAGGCCATGCGTGTGCCTGGAACGAGCCTCACTCAGTCCGTCGAGATGCAGCAGCGTCTGGAGAAAGCGGTAATAGCGCAGGTGCCTGAAGTCGAGCGGATGTTCGCACGCTCGGGTACCGCGGAAATTGCATCTGACCCGATGCCACCGAACGCCTCCGACGCCTACATCATGCTCAAGCCTCAGGATCAGTGGCCTAACCCCAAGAAGCCTCGCGATGAGCTGATTGCTGAGGTGCAGAAGGCCGCAGCGGGTGTTCCAGGAAGCAACTACGAGTTGTCGCAGCCAATCCAACTGCGTTTCAACGAGCTGATTTCGGGCGTGCGTAGTGATGTCGCTGTGAAGGTCTTCGGCGATGACATGGACGTGCTCAACAACACCGCCAACAAGATCGCGGCAGCGCTCAAAGCGGTACCGGGCTCGTCGGAAGTGAAAGTTGAGCAGACATCCGGCCTGCCGGTGCTGACAATCAACATCGACCGCGAGAAAGCAGCACGCTACGGCCTGAACATCGCGGATGTTCAGAACTCGATCGCTATCGCCGTGGGTGGTCGCCAGGCCGGCACGCTGTATGAGGGCGACCGTCGGTTCGACATGGTAGTGCGCCTGCCTGAGACCGTTCGCACCGACGTAGCGGGGATGTCCAGTTTGCTGATTCCGGTGCCTGCCAATGCGGCTCAGGGTGCCAACCAGATCGGTTTCATCCCGCTGTCGCAGGTCGCTAATCTGGACCTGCAACTGGGCCCGAACCAAATCAGCCGCGAGAACGGCAAGCGTCTGGTAATCGTCAGTGCCAACGTTCGAGGCCGTGACCTGGGATCCTTCGTTGAGGAGGCGACCGCTTCGCTGGATCAGAAGGTGCAAATCCCTGCGGGCTACTGGACGACTTGGGGTGGCCAGTTCGAGCAGCTGCAGTCGGCTGCCAAACGGCTGCAGATCGTTGTTCCAGTCGCCTTGCTGCTGGTCATGACCTTGTTGTTCCTGATGTTCAACAACCTGAAGGACGGCATGCTGGTCTTCACCGGTATTCCATTCGCACTCACCGGTGGTGTTGTGGCGTTGTGGTTGCGGGACATCCCACTGTCGATCTCGGCAGGTGTCGGCTTCATTGCACTGTCCGGCGTTGCAGTACTGAACGGCCTGGTGATGATTGCCTTCATCCGCGGGCTAAGGGAGGAAGGGCGAACGCTCAGGCAGGCAGTCGATGAAGGTGCATTAACCCGTCTGCGACCTGTTCTGATGACTGCCTTGGTAGCTTCCCTGGGCTTCATCCCGATGGCTTTGGCCACCGGTACCGGTGCAGAAGTTCAGCGGCCACTGGCGACTGTGGTGATTGGCGGGATCCTGTCCTCCACCGCATTGACCTTGTTGGTACTGCCTGCCCTGTATTACTGGGCACACCGCAAGGATGAAGACGGCGACGAGGCCGAAGTGGTTAGCTAA
- a CDS encoding TolC family protein, whose amino-acid sequence MPRYNRNVLSKTSVSPWKIAALCAVISGLMAPAALAQSISLPQALSTAMDANPDLAAARQEIGIADGARKQAGLIPNPTISYDVEDTRRNTSTTTVSLSQTLELGGKRGARVDVATYGQTAAQLELDRRVNGLRADVVQAFYAALRAQTGLDLAKQSLELTERGLRIVDGRVRAGKSSPVEATRAQVQLAEAKLQVRRAETEKTTAYQQLAQITGSSVTVFDRLESPTLSPGLPPRTEELLAKLDQTAEMRQAVVQIDKSDASLGSEKAQRIPNLTVSVGSQYDRSVRERVNTVGVSMPLPLFDRNQGNILSASRRADQARDQRNAVELRLRTETQTALNQWSTAMQEVESYDKTILPSAQQAVDTATRGFEMGKFGFIEVLDAQRTLIVARGQYLESLAAATNARAQVERVYGEVGSTAGAR is encoded by the coding sequence GTGCCCCGGTATAACCGCAATGTCTTATCCAAGACCTCCGTCTCGCCCTGGAAGATCGCTGCACTCTGTGCAGTCATCTCTGGATTGATGGCACCTGCAGCTCTTGCTCAAAGCATCAGCTTGCCCCAGGCGCTTTCGACGGCCATGGATGCCAACCCTGACCTGGCCGCGGCCCGGCAAGAGATTGGCATCGCTGATGGTGCTCGCAAGCAGGCCGGGCTTATCCCCAACCCCACTATTTCGTACGACGTGGAAGACACCCGTCGTAACACCAGCACGACGACCGTGTCGCTTAGCCAAACCCTGGAGCTGGGTGGTAAGCGGGGAGCTCGTGTTGACGTCGCCACTTACGGGCAGACCGCCGCACAGCTGGAGTTGGACCGTCGCGTGAACGGTCTGCGGGCAGACGTCGTACAGGCCTTCTACGCCGCATTGCGGGCCCAGACAGGCCTTGACCTGGCCAAGCAATCTCTCGAACTGACTGAGCGCGGTCTCCGCATCGTCGATGGTCGTGTTCGCGCAGGTAAATCGTCTCCAGTAGAGGCCACCCGCGCCCAAGTACAACTGGCCGAAGCAAAGCTGCAAGTTCGACGTGCCGAAACCGAAAAGACGACCGCTTACCAGCAACTCGCTCAAATTACCGGGAGCTCGGTCACCGTCTTTGATCGACTCGAATCGCCAACCCTCTCCCCGGGACTGCCACCGCGGACTGAAGAGCTGCTGGCGAAGCTCGATCAGACCGCAGAAATGCGCCAGGCCGTGGTACAGATCGACAAGAGCGATGCCTCGCTCGGTTCAGAGAAAGCTCAGCGTATCCCGAACCTTACCGTCAGCGTAGGTAGCCAGTACGACCGCTCTGTGCGCGAGCGTGTCAACACTGTGGGCGTCTCTATGCCTTTGCCGCTGTTTGATCGCAACCAGGGCAACATTCTTTCCGCTTCTCGTCGTGCAGATCAGGCCCGAGACCAGCGCAATGCTGTGGAGCTGCGGCTGCGCACCGAAACCCAAACCGCGTTGAACCAGTGGTCCACCGCCATGCAGGAGGTCGAGTCCTACGACAAGACCATTCTGCCGTCAGCCCAACAAGCCGTAGATACCGCAACCCGCGGCTTCGAGATGGGCAAATTCGGCTTCATCGAAGTGCTGGATGCCCAGCGCACCTTGATCGTCGCTCGTGGCCAATATCTCGAATCGTTGGCAGCGGCGACCAATGCGCGTGCGCAGGTGGAAAGGGTTTATGGCGAAGTCGGCTCAACTGCCGGCGCTCGCTGA
- a CDS encoding efflux RND transporter periplasmic adaptor subunit, translating into MDNKRKIALAVAAVAALGFGSLAWNNSSGQQAASTAEHGANDGHGDEKKAASAAKEEGDEGHGEEGHSEEGGEEEGKLTLSAEQIKAAGVALEAAAPRDLGTVVSFPGEIRFDEDRTAHVVPRVPGVVETVQADLGETVKKGQVLAVIASQQISDLRSEQQAAQRRVELARVTFEREKQLWQDKISAEQDYLQARQALQEAEISLANAKQKVGAIGASVNSVGGNRYELRAPFDAVVVEKHLTVGEVVSEATNAFILSDLNQVWATFAVPPTDLGKVTTGRAVKVSSPDMNVEVEGKVGYVGSLLGEQNRAATVRVTLTNPNGAWRPGLFVNIAVTSQTDRVAVAVPEHAVQTVEDKPSVFVRTPDGFDTRPVKLGRRDNGYVEVIDGIEAGAQVATSGSFTLKSELGKASAEHGH; encoded by the coding sequence ATGGATAACAAACGCAAGATCGCCCTCGCGGTAGCCGCTGTGGCAGCCCTCGGATTTGGCAGCCTTGCCTGGAACAACAGTTCTGGACAGCAGGCCGCTAGTACCGCCGAGCATGGCGCTAACGATGGCCATGGCGACGAAAAGAAAGCCGCATCTGCCGCCAAAGAGGAGGGTGATGAGGGCCATGGTGAAGAAGGCCACAGCGAAGAGGGCGGTGAAGAAGAGGGCAAGCTGACGCTTAGCGCTGAGCAGATCAAGGCTGCCGGCGTTGCCCTGGAAGCTGCAGCGCCGCGTGACTTGGGTACAGTCGTGAGCTTCCCGGGCGAAATTCGCTTCGATGAAGACCGGACCGCCCACGTGGTTCCTCGTGTTCCTGGCGTTGTAGAGACTGTCCAAGCCGACCTGGGTGAGACGGTCAAAAAGGGTCAGGTCCTCGCTGTAATCGCGAGCCAGCAGATCTCTGACCTGCGCAGCGAACAACAGGCCGCACAGCGTCGCGTCGAACTGGCGCGAGTGACCTTCGAGCGTGAGAAGCAGCTGTGGCAGGACAAGATTTCCGCGGAGCAAGACTACCTCCAAGCACGCCAAGCGCTGCAAGAAGCGGAGATCTCCTTGGCCAACGCCAAGCAGAAGGTCGGTGCGATCGGTGCTTCGGTTAACTCCGTTGGCGGTAATCGTTACGAACTCCGAGCTCCTTTCGACGCCGTGGTGGTGGAGAAACACCTGACCGTTGGCGAAGTCGTCAGCGAGGCGACCAACGCCTTCATCCTTTCTGACCTGAATCAGGTCTGGGCAACCTTCGCCGTCCCGCCTACAGATCTGGGCAAGGTCACGACTGGTCGTGCGGTGAAAGTCTCTTCGCCTGACATGAATGTCGAGGTCGAAGGGAAGGTGGGTTATGTCGGGAGCCTGCTGGGCGAGCAAAACCGCGCAGCCACTGTCCGCGTCACCTTGACCAACCCCAACGGTGCCTGGCGTCCAGGCCTGTTCGTGAACATTGCGGTCACTTCCCAGACTGATCGAGTTGCCGTAGCGGTCCCTGAGCACGCAGTCCAGACCGTTGAAGACAAACCCTCGGTATTCGTACGCACCCCAGATGGGTTTGACACCCGCCCGGTAAAACTGGGTCGTCGCGACAATGGGTACGTGGAAGTCATCGACGGTATTGAAGCCGGCGCCCAGGTAGCAACCAGTGGCAGCTTCACACTCAAGTCCGAGCTCGGCAAAGCTTCTGCCGAACACGGTCACTGA
- a CDS encoding heavy metal response regulator transcription factor — protein MRILVIEDEVKTAEYVRQGLTECGYVVDCVHTGSDGLFLAKQHEYELIILDINLPEMDGWQVLELLRRKNCPSRIMMLTARSRLADKVRGLENGADDYLIKPFEFPELLARVRALMRRSDHPASVEVIRVADLELDQSRHRAFRDGQRIDLTTKEFALLHYLMRNTGVVLSRTQIISQVWDMNFDCDTNVVEVSIRRLRAKIDDPFETKLIHTLRGVGYVLEKR, from the coding sequence ATGCGAATTCTGGTAATTGAGGATGAAGTAAAAACTGCGGAGTATGTGCGTCAAGGCCTTACAGAGTGTGGCTATGTCGTAGATTGCGTCCACACCGGATCAGATGGATTATTCTTGGCCAAGCAGCATGAGTACGAGCTGATTATCCTCGATATAAACCTACCAGAGATGGACGGTTGGCAGGTCCTTGAGTTGTTGCGCCGTAAAAACTGCCCGTCCCGCATCATGATGCTGACGGCGAGAAGCCGATTGGCGGATAAGGTCCGGGGGCTGGAGAACGGCGCAGATGACTATCTGATCAAACCATTTGAGTTCCCAGAGCTGCTAGCCCGGGTTCGCGCCTTGATGCGCAGGTCAGATCACCCCGCATCTGTGGAGGTCATTCGCGTGGCCGATCTGGAACTTGATCAAAGCCGGCACAGGGCATTCAGGGACGGTCAGCGTATTGATTTGACCACCAAAGAATTCGCGTTGCTGCACTACTTGATGCGTAACACCGGGGTGGTACTGAGCCGTACGCAGATTATCTCTCAGGTTTGGGATATGAATTTTGATTGCGACACGAACGTTGTAGAGGTGTCGATTCGAAGACTCAGAGCCAAGATAGATGACCCCTTCGAAACCAAGCTGATACACACACTTAGAGGCGTAGGGTATGTACTTGAAAAGCGTTAA
- a CDS encoding alpha/beta fold hydrolase, producing MKPVDIVTLVRSTWENTIETKRLAQLQAIRATLDAEHLELFDSLVDMQISNVKDDAQAITLMLVHGIQTDGSWHELVKAAFRDVAHVRVKGLGYHCVTALQLACPFRSTPINKIANDFRDARLMEPTARIMVIAHSFGTYIISRILAKYTDINIERIVLCGSIIKGNYAWEKHARHMAAGNIVNDVGTRDFYPVLATFSTIGYGGTGRNGFKNTRVADRYFDYGHSDFFEPDKDHIVKYWKPYILDGTIVESEWDSIKPKTHLGIMLACHPWIGRPAFYATVGLITAAVAGLAWWLLT from the coding sequence TTGAAGCCTGTTGATATTGTTACCCTTGTTCGATCGACTTGGGAAAATACGATTGAGACCAAACGACTGGCCCAGCTGCAGGCAATTAGGGCAACTCTGGATGCCGAGCATCTGGAGCTGTTTGACTCGTTAGTCGATATGCAGATTTCTAATGTCAAAGATGATGCTCAGGCCATCACGCTCATGCTTGTCCATGGTATTCAAACTGATGGTTCCTGGCACGAGCTGGTAAAAGCAGCCTTCCGAGATGTTGCTCATGTCAGAGTCAAAGGTCTTGGCTACCATTGTGTGACCGCGCTGCAGCTTGCGTGTCCGTTTCGATCTACGCCAATCAATAAGATCGCAAATGACTTCCGAGACGCACGGCTTATGGAACCGACTGCTCGCATTATGGTCATTGCCCACAGCTTCGGCACCTATATCATTAGTCGGATCCTCGCCAAATACACTGACATCAACATTGAGAGAATTGTTCTCTGCGGCTCCATAATAAAAGGCAATTATGCCTGGGAGAAGCATGCTCGGCACATGGCTGCAGGCAACATCGTCAACGATGTCGGGACGCGAGATTTTTACCCCGTCCTAGCTACCTTTTCGACTATAGGCTACGGCGGGACTGGTCGAAACGGATTTAAAAATACACGTGTAGCTGACCGTTACTTTGATTACGGCCATAGCGATTTTTTTGAGCCCGACAAGGACCATATCGTCAAATATTGGAAGCCTTATATTCTAGATGGGACCATCGTCGAGTCTGAGTGGGATAGCATAAAGCCGAAGACCCATCTGGGAATCATGCTGGCTTGTCACCCTTGGATCGGCAGACCTGCCTTCTATGCAACCGTTGGGTTAATTACAGCTGCCGTAGCGGGTTTGGCTTGGTGGCTACTCACCTGA